From the Prochlorococcus marinus str. AS9601 genome, the window TCATTTCTCATGTTTTCATAGTTATAGTTTCTTGGTAAACAATCACTATTATCACTATCAGAAATCAAATTACTTTTCCAATCAATTACCCACCATTTACTATCTTCTAATTTATTTCCTACAGGGAAAATACAATCAATACATCCTGAATGAAAGCCTTTATTCATAATTTGAAGATCATTTATTTTATTTGCATATTCTTCACCAAATTCATAATCCTGATCTAAAAAAAAGCAATTTGATATATCATTAGAGTTAATATTTCTACCTTCATAAGATAGGGTTAAATCATATTTGAGTTCTTTAATTAAGTATTCATTTGGAATATCAACTAGTTTCTTATTTTGTAATTCTCTTCCTAAAGATATATTTATGATTCTTAAAATCGCATCTTTTACTTTAAAAGCCAAAGAAGTATCGATTTGATGAAAGTTCAATTCCTCAATAATTAAATCAATTAATTCTTGATTATTATCGTTTCTAAATTCAAATCTTTCTATTATTTTGTGCAGGCAAGTCCCAGCAATAGTTCCTTTTGGAAATTCACTTAAGGGATTTGGATGAGAGAAATAATTAGGATAGTTCTTTGAATTCTTAAAATTAGAATCTTTGATAATTGATATATTATCTTCATAATCCTTATATTGATTAATGACTGCTTCAATATTTTTATCTTTACGTATCCAAGAAGAATAACTTGAATAAGAAATAAATTGATCAGAATTAAATACATTAGATATTTTTTTATTAACGTTATCGATTTTCCAAAGATTATTATTCAATCGGTTGGTTTGGAACTTAGAAAAAATTTCTTTTATTTTCTCGTTTTCTATCCTAACTTTAAAAGTAGACTTATAAATATTTATATTTTCCAAATTATTAAGTAAATCATTATTTAAAATATTATTTGTATCCTCTAAATCATTAAAAACAATAAGTTTATATTTGCTCCTCGTAAGTGCTACATAAATTAACCTCTCACTCTCTTTGAATAGATCTTCTTCTTCTATTAATTTAAATTTTTCAACCTTCGCGTAATTATTAGAAATATTAACGTATATATTTCTATCAATATTTGATTTCCAAAGAGGTCCTTTAATTTTATTTAACTTATTTGAAATAATTGAGAGATATGGACATAGGACTATTTCAAATTCGAGGCCCTTACTACTATGAATGGTAGAAAGATTTATTCCATTTTGAAGATTATAATCTTTCGTCAAAAAATCTTCTCCAGTTGAAATTCTTAAAATATGATCTAACTGATTTTTATACCAGTTGAAGACTATATTGAGATCTAAATCATTATTTATTAATTCTATTTCAACAATTTCTGAAAGTTGAAATAAATTTGAATTTAAATCTGAATCTTGAATAATCGAGGATGATTTGTAATTTATAACTAGTTCATTAACAATATTTAAAAAACCTTTTTCTCTTAGTTCTTGGGACCAAGTAATGCATTTATTCATTAAAATTTCTAAATTATTACTAATTCCATGATCAAGTAAATCTTCTAATTTTATTTCTATAAACTTTGAAGTAGCAAGCAAAGTTATATTTTTTAAAGACCTCGGATTTAATAAACATTCAATGAATAAAAATAGTAGAGAACTTGCTTCTGTATCAAAAATATTTTGTTTATTTTGAATTTTGCATGGCAGGTTAAACTGATTTAATTTTTTTTTAAAATCTAAGCATTGAGAATTATTTAATGTAAGAATCGCAATTTTATTAATATCAATTTCTTTATTATTTAAAATAAAGTTAACTATATAATGAGTTACAAGATCCTCTATATCAGTCTCTTTTTTTGAAAATTCTACAATTTCAAATACATCCTTAAATTTAAATTCAGGATTAATATTTTCATTGATTCTTGAGGTTAATTTACTATATTTTAGTTTTGATTGTTTAAGTCCATTCTTATAAAGTTTATTAAGAACATCGATTAAGTTTTTTGAGGATCTATAGTTATCTGTAAGACTAAAAACTTCGATTGCATTAGATCTTGCATCTAAGTAAGTTTCAATATCTCCACCTCTAAATTTGTAAATCGCTTGTTTTGGATCACCTACGCAAAGTAAAAAATGATTTTTTGTATTAAAGAACTTTTTTATTAAATTCCACTGAGTAATATCTGTATCTTGGAACTCATCAACTAAGACACATTTAAATCTTTTTTGAATTTTAGAAAGAGTATTACTA encodes:
- a CDS encoding UvrD-helicase domain-containing protein; translation: MDINQIKLNKKFKLVEASAGTGKSFTLAHIVLRNVLEKKVKPDEILLLSFTKNTCSELRDKILSRFLNLKLYLQSYKECKIDNTLKDWYLNFKDKDKSKEKIISEIDNFINQFYKLKVTTFHAFCNNIIDEYSIEIGLTQDPYIENNIDNLYKDVIDNLWIDDFLNLNHELISAVYKKKISSRFGSRINKSFFVEILKNIDQENIYKFQINNKYKIIDLNNYFNEFFYLNWNEFCFEWNKKGKELFLQLIELGKLIKESGGKSQIYAAKPRNDKFNQINCWIEEINKRLNSKNVIDFIYDISKDDLLSKYFYIENISKEINKHNIKLDFTKFNLLQDKIYKIKEGFFTEFVRIFTQLAYIKLFELKKSFSIFNFNDLIKTVENTFLDSEISNSNTLSKIQKRFKCVLVDEFQDTDITQWNLIKKFFNTKNHFLLCVGDPKQAIYKFRGGDIETYLDARSNAIEVFSLTDNYRSSKNLIDVLNKLYKNGLKQSKLKYSKLTSRINENINPEFKFKDVFEIVEFSKKETDIEDLVTHYIVNFILNNKEIDINKIAILTLNNSQCLDFKKKLNQFNLPCKIQNKQNIFDTEASSLLFLFIECLLNPRSLKNITLLATSKFIEIKLEDLLDHGISNNLEILMNKCITWSQELREKGFLNIVNELVINYKSSSIIQDSDLNSNLFQLSEIVEIELINNDLDLNIVFNWYKNQLDHILRISTGEDFLTKDYNLQNGINLSTIHSSKGLEFEIVLCPYLSIISNKLNKIKGPLWKSNIDRNIYVNISNNYAKVEKFKLIEEEDLFKESERLIYVALTRSKYKLIVFNDLEDTNNILNNDLLNNLENINIYKSTFKVRIENEKIKEIFSKFQTNRLNNNLWKIDNVNKKISNVFNSDQFISYSSYSSWIRKDKNIEAVINQYKDYEDNISIIKDSNFKNSKNYPNYFSHPNPLSEFPKGTIAGTCLHKIIERFEFRNDNNQELIDLIIEELNFHQIDTSLAFKVKDAILRIINISLGRELQNKKLVDIPNEYLIKELKYDLTLSYEGRNINSNDISNCFFLDQDYEFGEEYANKINDLQIMNKGFHSGCIDCIFPVGNKLEDSKWWVIDWKSNLISDSDNSDCLPRNYNYENMRNEMIKHHYPLQSHLYLLALHRLLKWRLKNYQPQKHLGGYIYLFLKGLPDFELFEKSKSEDISPGIFISKAPLKRINYLDNLF